The uncultured Desulfuromonas sp. genome has a segment encoding these proteins:
- a CDS encoding TonB-dependent receptor has translation MKTCHTILYGLILCLFSLALSLPSAFAEETTDSILLDDMVVTATRSENSAFATPVTISVVGQQEIQEQNATTFTDLLDGVAGVTLSGAGPWETTPTIRGMGTNRVLVLFDGDRETNLWAGRAPLTPFIDSSDIERIEVVKGPSSVLYGSDALGGVINVITKEVALADGDTWQAQQRIGARYSSVDDGLVGNYTVNAGGHGLGIRLNVAAEDHDDYEVGDGDELPHSQFENKSLDLKTLYNFNDHHTVKAELRINDINDMGVAQKDPNAPESHFTLYNTRSYKLAYVGTDLGAIQRLETRLFHVDQKRRFVGDFPNTAKQVHNLKQNTIDTTATGGSLQATFAPGRNQQWTTGLEIVHETTDSDESQQIFSTTNESLKKLLTFQPLPDGERDHLGLFAQNEIMVSEDWSLTLGGRYDYFAADADDVTMSQTSYGAGGAATVQSINEFSRETDQAVTFSLGSLYALSNTLHLTANLATAFRAPDLFERYSTRGGGSQVIIGNPDLDAEYTYNADLGLKYLSPRVKGYVSVFYNRVDDYIDLVKQDSSFLANIPTYGYVNVEDAELYGVDAESTLQLTSRLDLETAIAWVEGKDRDTNEHLSAIAPLNGRIGLRYAAPLTTTMRYTLRAQATLYDRQRNVSDSEEETPGYTTVDLHAGLNLGAWGMFEAIDLNVSVKNLLDRGYRSHLRSSQTDWIYEPGRNIVVGLQCTF, from the coding sequence ATGAAAACTTGTCACACCATTCTTTATGGCCTTATTCTGTGCCTGTTCAGTCTGGCACTGAGTCTACCCAGTGCATTTGCCGAGGAGACGACTGACAGCATCCTGCTTGATGACATGGTGGTCACAGCCACCCGCTCGGAAAATTCCGCCTTTGCCACACCGGTGACGATCAGTGTCGTCGGCCAGCAAGAGATTCAGGAACAGAATGCCACCACCTTCACCGACCTGCTCGACGGCGTCGCCGGGGTCACCTTGAGCGGCGCCGGGCCGTGGGAAACCACGCCGACCATTCGCGGCATGGGCACCAACCGGGTGCTGGTACTCTTCGACGGCGACCGCGAAACCAACCTGTGGGCGGGACGCGCGCCGTTGACACCGTTTATCGACAGCAGCGATATCGAGCGGATCGAAGTGGTCAAAGGACCGTCCTCCGTGCTCTACGGCAGCGACGCGCTCGGTGGTGTCATCAATGTCATCACCAAGGAGGTGGCTCTGGCCGACGGCGACACCTGGCAGGCGCAACAGCGCATCGGCGCGCGCTATTCCTCGGTGGATGACGGCCTGGTCGGCAACTATACGGTCAACGCCGGCGGTCACGGTCTCGGCATCCGCCTCAACGTGGCGGCCGAGGATCACGACGACTACGAAGTGGGCGACGGCGACGAGCTGCCCCACAGTCAGTTTGAAAACAAAAGCCTCGATTTGAAGACCCTCTACAATTTCAACGATCACCACACCGTCAAGGCCGAGTTGCGCATCAACGACATCAACGACATGGGTGTCGCGCAAAAAGACCCGAATGCACCGGAATCCCACTTCACTCTCTACAACACCCGCAGCTACAAACTGGCGTATGTCGGCACCGATCTCGGCGCGATACAGCGTCTGGAAACCCGCCTGTTCCATGTCGATCAGAAACGGCGCTTTGTCGGCGATTTTCCCAACACGGCCAAGCAGGTCCACAACCTGAAGCAGAACACCATCGACACCACGGCCACCGGTGGCTCGCTGCAGGCCACCTTTGCACCGGGCCGGAATCAACAGTGGACCACCGGCCTGGAGATCGTCCATGAAACCACGGATTCCGATGAATCGCAGCAGATCTTCAGCACCACCAACGAGTCGCTGAAAAAACTGCTCACCTTTCAGCCGTTACCCGACGGCGAGCGCGACCATTTGGGTCTGTTTGCCCAGAACGAAATCATGGTCAGCGAAGATTGGAGCCTGACTCTCGGCGGCCGCTACGATTACTTTGCAGCCGATGCCGACGACGTTACCATGAGCCAGACCAGCTACGGTGCCGGTGGCGCCGCTACAGTCCAGTCCATCAACGAATTTTCCCGCGAGACGGACCAGGCCGTGACCTTCAGCCTCGGCTCACTCTATGCCCTGAGCAATACCCTGCACCTGACGGCCAACCTGGCCACGGCGTTTCGCGCTCCGGATCTGTTTGAGCGCTATTCGACCCGTGGCGGCGGCAGCCAGGTGATTATCGGCAATCCGGACCTTGACGCCGAATACACCTACAACGCCGACCTCGGCCTCAAGTACCTGTCGCCACGCGTCAAAGGCTATGTCAGCGTATTTTATAACCGCGTTGATGATTACATCGATCTGGTCAAGCAGGACAGTTCGTTTCTCGCCAACATCCCCACCTATGGCTATGTCAATGTCGAGGACGCGGAACTGTACGGCGTCGATGCCGAGTCCACCCTCCAACTGACGTCGCGCCTCGATCTGGAAACGGCCATCGCCTGGGTGGAAGGCAAGGACCGTGACACCAACGAGCATCTCAGCGCCATTGCCCCGCTCAACGGCCGCATCGGTCTGCGCTACGCCGCGCCACTAACCACCACCATGCGCTACACCCTGCGCGCCCAGGCCACCCTCTACGACCGCCAGCGCAATGTATCGGACAGCGAAGAGGAAACGCCGGGCTATACGACAGTTGACCTGCACGCCGGGCTCAACCTAGGTGCCTGGGGGATGTTTGAGGCCATCGACCTGAACGTCAGCGTGAAGAACCTCCTCGATCGCGGCTACCGCAGCCATTTGCGCTCCAGCCAGACGGACTGGATCTATGAGCCGGGCCGCAACATCGTGGTGGGGCTGCAATGCACCTTTTAA
- a CDS encoding ABC transporter substrate-binding protein — protein sequence MMPLRHIASLLVTGLLLAITSSFVGAATDCGGPRTVTDLAGRQVEITTPVRRLVGIHSALSLLCYMNLAPQVVGVEQEEKDPRQWVGGTGRSYRLAYPQLGELPGIGSRRQIDAEALVALQPDVIFMGWGTPQAADRLQQQTGIPVVMVHNGNLTSQRQRFEHSLDLIATVCDRQERAGQIKAFLNASLDDLHRRIKGRQSTMTTYIGGLNFRVAHGLLGTSRDYPPFVLLNAHNISDQITPPKNLIKGRFSMADESLLKADPEVIFICAGGESLVRNDLNHPAFAALSAVRNQRLYRIIPHYYAASPDTVLAETYYMGTILYPEAFADVDIAATADRFYRFFVGAPLYREMAELFGPFAPLSATTAGGPAS from the coding sequence ATGATGCCTTTGCGACACATTGCCAGCCTCCTTGTCACCGGGCTGTTGCTCGCCATCACAAGTTCGTTCGTCGGCGCGGCCACCGATTGCGGTGGCCCGCGCACGGTGACGGATCTGGCTGGGCGGCAGGTTGAAATAACCACGCCGGTCCGACGTCTGGTGGGCATCCATTCCGCCCTGAGCCTGTTGTGCTATATGAACCTGGCGCCTCAGGTGGTCGGCGTGGAGCAGGAGGAGAAAGACCCGCGTCAGTGGGTGGGCGGCACCGGCCGCTCCTACCGTCTGGCTTATCCCCAACTCGGTGAACTGCCCGGCATCGGCTCACGACGTCAGATCGATGCCGAGGCACTGGTCGCGCTGCAGCCCGACGTCATCTTCATGGGCTGGGGCACGCCGCAGGCCGCCGACCGGTTGCAGCAGCAGACCGGCATCCCGGTGGTGATGGTGCATAACGGCAATTTGACCAGCCAACGCCAGCGATTCGAACACTCCCTCGACCTGATCGCCACGGTGTGTGATCGCCAAGAGCGCGCCGGGCAGATCAAAGCCTTCCTCAACGCCAGTCTGGACGATCTGCACCGGCGTATTAAGGGTCGGCAGTCAACCATGACAACCTACATCGGCGGCCTCAATTTCCGCGTCGCCCACGGCTTGCTCGGCACCAGCCGCGACTATCCGCCTTTTGTACTGTTGAACGCCCACAACATCTCTGACCAGATCACGCCACCGAAAAACCTGATCAAAGGACGCTTCTCCATGGCTGACGAAAGTTTGCTCAAGGCCGATCCCGAAGTGATCTTCATCTGTGCCGGCGGTGAGTCTCTGGTGCGCAACGACCTGAACCATCCGGCGTTTGCCGCCCTCAGTGCGGTACGCAACCAGCGCCTGTATCGCATTATTCCGCATTACTACGCGGCCAGTCCCGACACGGTGCTGGCCGAAACCTACTACATGGGCACCATTCTCTATCCCGAGGCGTTCGCCGATGTCGATATCGCGGCCACGGCCGACCGCTTTTACCGCTTTTTTGTCGGCGCACCGCTTTACCGGGAGATGGCGGAACTGTTCGGCCCGTTCGCGCCGTTGAGCGCCACCACCGCAGGTGGCCCGGCATCATGA
- a CDS encoding iron ABC transporter permease, with the protein MSLRRAYHQRQHRLTVGWLATLLVLGLITLLALTSGAMDVDWRQLWSGDGQALSASQRVLLHIRLPRACSAILGGAALATAGLILQVLLNNPLASPSTLGISQGASFGAACGIWLLSSGPALTVSPWLVTGLAFGGAMATTLLILALSLWRNCGRETIILAGVALSALFVAATTLLQYLADDTQLAAIVHWSFGDVGRADWRDLRLLGLVTLIGLIALWSQRRTFNALLCGHDTATSLGLHVTRLRLAGVTLVALMTATTVTLLGVISFIGLVAPHLVRLLVGDNVAARLPLCALSGAMLLLLADLIGRTLLAPLTFPAGVVTAFLGAPLFLVLLFSREQPWT; encoded by the coding sequence ATGAGCCTGCGCCGCGCCTATCACCAGCGTCAGCACCGCTTAACCGTGGGTTGGCTGGCCACCCTGCTGGTGTTGGGATTGATCACCCTGCTCGCCCTGACCAGCGGCGCCATGGATGTCGACTGGCGTCAACTGTGGTCCGGCGACGGCCAGGCCCTCAGCGCATCGCAACGCGTCCTGCTGCACATCCGCCTGCCGCGCGCCTGCAGCGCCATTCTCGGCGGCGCGGCCCTGGCCACGGCCGGACTTATTCTCCAGGTGCTACTCAACAATCCGCTGGCCTCGCCCTCCACTCTCGGCATCTCCCAGGGCGCGTCATTCGGCGCGGCATGCGGCATCTGGTTGTTGTCGTCCGGTCCGGCACTGACCGTGTCGCCGTGGCTGGTCACCGGCCTGGCGTTTGGCGGCGCCATGGCCACCACCCTGCTGATCCTCGCTTTGAGTCTGTGGCGCAACTGCGGCCGCGAAACCATCATCCTCGCCGGGGTGGCGCTCAGCGCCCTGTTCGTTGCCGCTACCACCCTGCTGCAATATCTGGCCGACGACACCCAGCTGGCCGCCATCGTCCACTGGAGTTTCGGCGATGTCGGTCGCGCCGACTGGCGCGATCTGCGTCTGCTGGGTCTGGTCACGTTGATTGGCTTGATCGCGCTATGGAGCCAACGGCGCACCTTCAACGCCCTGCTGTGCGGCCACGACACCGCCACCAGCCTCGGCCTGCATGTCACCCGCCTGAGGCTGGCCGGAGTCACTCTGGTAGCGCTGATGACCGCCACCACCGTTACCCTGCTCGGCGTCATCAGCTTTATCGGCTTGGTCGCCCCCCACTTGGTGCGGCTGCTGGTCGGTGACAACGTGGCGGCACGCCTGCCGTTGTGCGCCCTGAGCGGTGCCATGTTGCTGCTGCTCGCCGACCTCATCGGCCGCACGCTGCTGGCGCCACTGACCTTTCCCGCCGGAGTGGTCACTGCGTTTCTCGGTGCGCCATTGTTCCTGGTGTTGCTGTTCAGCCGGGAGCAGCCATGGACCTGA
- a CDS encoding ABC transporter ATP-binding protein, translating into MDLKLHQLHFAYRGGRPVLTGLDATLADGQLTALLGVNGSGKSTLLKLMAGILTPDRGDIVLGAPLEKSLRQLGPRRIAHHCAYVAQNTQPPTLTVFDYVLLGRLPHQHGWSARPSSADLERVEQSLAQMELIDLAHTPMTKLSGGQVQMAVIARALAQQPAILLLDEPTNNLDPKHQVQLMDKLRTVSHEHGTTVIFSMHDINLALQWADRVLLLHEGRPLRHIPTQQLTACDLSTLFGLPYQLHDLGDNQRWFRPCWRKGSSVANCRMVVTGVR; encoded by the coding sequence ATGGACCTGAAACTGCACCAACTGCATTTCGCCTATCGCGGGGGCCGACCGGTGCTCACCGGTCTGGACGCCACCCTGGCCGACGGCCAACTCACCGCCCTGCTCGGCGTCAACGGCTCGGGGAAATCGACCCTGCTCAAGCTGATGGCCGGGATTCTGACGCCGGACCGTGGCGATATCGTCCTCGGTGCGCCGCTGGAGAAGTCCCTGCGTCAGCTCGGCCCGCGGCGCATCGCCCATCACTGCGCCTACGTCGCTCAGAACACCCAGCCGCCGACCCTGACGGTGTTTGACTACGTGCTGCTCGGCCGCCTGCCCCACCAGCACGGCTGGTCGGCCCGACCATCATCGGCTGATTTAGAGCGGGTCGAACAGAGTCTCGCCCAGATGGAACTTATCGATCTGGCCCACACACCCATGACAAAACTGAGCGGTGGCCAGGTGCAGATGGCGGTGATTGCCCGCGCCCTGGCCCAGCAACCGGCGATCCTGCTGCTCGACGAACCGACCAACAACCTTGATCCCAAACATCAGGTGCAGCTGATGGACAAATTGCGCACCGTCAGCCACGAGCACGGCACCACCGTGATTTTCAGCATGCACGATATCAACCTCGCTTTGCAGTGGGCTGATCGTGTTCTGTTGCTCCATGAAGGACGCCCGTTGCGCCACATCCCGACCCAACAGCTGACAGCCTGCGATTTATCGACTCTGTTCGGCCTGCCCTATCAGCTCCATGACCTTGGCGACAACCAACGCTGGTTCCGGCCCTGTTGGCGGAAAGGATCGTCAGTTGCCAATTGTCGAATGGTTGTGACAGGCGTAAGATAG
- a CDS encoding cytidylate kinase family protein, which translates to MTSIRLLLFDNALLQRSLLFIFGLFIMAIGVDLSVKANLGVSPISSIPYVYSLKFPLTMGETTIILNILLIGLQILLLQKEYHWLQLVQIPVVVLFGWFIDMTMPLMAWIEPTHYASQSGYCLLSCAILALGVFFEVKAKVTYLPGEGVAMALCRRFGFEFGKAKIGVDSSLVIAGIISSLVFMGTVQGIREGTVVAALLVGYFVRFFNRIITLPQAILPREPHGEQSVTPQPQPCATSATTVITISRELGSGGHEIGKRVAQRLGVPFYDQQLIKLSAEQGGFTLDYIRDHEQQLAHSLFYTLYEQNYAYVDEQLPPLDALFMVQSKIIRDIADRESCVIVGRCADFVLKDSANCLSVFIHADRSFRTQRIMKRDHVGKNDAVNMLEDSDRKRTNYCRHFTGRQWGQAGQYNLSVESSFFGLDQITDMIVQAFQQRAKPQKARRAS; encoded by the coding sequence ATGACTTCTATTCGTTTGTTGCTTTTTGACAATGCGTTGTTGCAACGCTCTTTGTTATTTATTTTTGGTCTGTTTATTATGGCCATCGGCGTGGATCTGTCGGTCAAAGCCAACCTGGGCGTTTCGCCGATCTCCAGCATTCCCTATGTCTACAGCCTCAAATTCCCCCTGACCATGGGGGAAACAACCATCATTCTCAATATCCTGCTCATTGGCCTGCAGATCCTGCTGTTGCAAAAAGAGTATCACTGGCTTCAACTGGTGCAGATTCCGGTCGTTGTGCTGTTTGGCTGGTTTATCGATATGACCATGCCCCTGATGGCATGGATTGAACCCACCCACTACGCGAGTCAGAGCGGCTACTGCCTGTTAAGCTGTGCCATTCTCGCTTTAGGCGTGTTTTTTGAGGTGAAGGCAAAAGTCACCTACCTGCCCGGCGAAGGGGTTGCCATGGCGCTGTGCCGTCGCTTCGGATTTGAGTTCGGCAAAGCAAAAATCGGCGTCGACAGTTCGCTGGTCATCGCCGGAATCATCAGTTCGCTGGTGTTTATGGGCACGGTTCAGGGCATCCGCGAAGGCACCGTAGTCGCGGCCCTTCTGGTGGGCTATTTTGTCCGCTTTTTTAACAGAATCATCACCCTGCCCCAGGCGATTTTGCCCCGCGAACCTCATGGTGAGCAGAGCGTCACCCCCCAACCGCAGCCATGCGCAACAAGCGCCACAACCGTGATCACCATTTCGCGTGAACTCGGCAGCGGCGGCCACGAGATCGGCAAAAGGGTGGCGCAACGATTGGGCGTGCCGTTTTATGATCAACAGTTGATTAAGCTCTCGGCCGAGCAGGGCGGCTTTACCCTCGACTACATCCGCGACCATGAACAGCAGCTGGCGCACTCGCTGTTTTATACCCTCTACGAACAGAATTATGCCTATGTCGATGAGCAACTGCCGCCGCTTGACGCCCTGTTCATGGTGCAGAGCAAAATCATCCGCGACATTGCCGACAGGGAATCCTGTGTGATTGTCGGCCGATGTGCTGATTTTGTTCTCAAAGACAGCGCAAATTGTTTAAGTGTTTTTATTCATGCGGATCGTTCTTTTCGCACGCAGAGGATCATGAAACGCGATCACGTCGGCAAAAATGATGCTGTTAACATGCTGGAGGATTCGGATCGAAAACGCACCAACTATTGCCGGCACTTTACCGGTCGCCAATGGGGTCAGGCCGGACAGTACAACCTGAGCGTTGAAAGTTCATTTTTCGGCTTGGATCAGATAACAGACATGATTGTCCAGGCCTTCCAACAGAGGGCGAAACCTCAAAAGGCAAGAAGAGCGTCCTGA
- a CDS encoding outer membrane protein transport protein — protein sequence MRILMLLFVMLMGFSATAWATNGMNMIGYGAVSSAMGGADLALVDNVTAMNINPAGLCGCCGSEISVGDSMLQPRNHHQDQHGNDVLAEEQLFHLPLLAWAQPIKDSPFIFGLGFFAQGGMGLRYEHLRMPFADRVAMTREYDELSSNISYMKATPTLAWRSEDRRLKLGICLQGGYATAEMDLFPHTSLAIDEGGDGNNEFSFFGMRLKDSRAWATGLRFGFQYQWGNLTVGGAYLTESKLTYKDGNVRINYSALGEGLVDYDAELSGFNWPRQAGLGFSYRIGDTVKVAMDVDWINWSNAVKNVRLKLDQSDNDQVPSSLTYAYPMSWRDQWVIAVGLEYRCTDSLCLRLGYNHGNDPIPGKNLFPFFPAIATDHVTTGAGLKWQKWQVDLALEWALKKKAYGDNGLFCHHGYSAEVSQFTSHLMVTRRY from the coding sequence ATGCGTATTTTAATGCTTCTGTTTGTCATGCTCATGGGCTTTTCCGCCACAGCCTGGGCGACGAACGGCATGAATATGATCGGTTATGGTGCCGTATCCAGCGCCATGGGGGGAGCGGACCTGGCATTGGTTGATAATGTCACGGCCATGAATATCAACCCTGCCGGACTCTGCGGCTGCTGTGGTAGCGAAATCAGTGTCGGCGACAGTATGCTGCAGCCCCGCAATCATCATCAGGATCAGCATGGCAACGATGTCCTGGCCGAGGAACAACTCTTTCACCTGCCGCTGCTGGCCTGGGCCCAGCCCATCAAAGACTCCCCCTTTATCTTCGGTCTTGGATTTTTTGCTCAGGGCGGCATGGGCTTGCGCTATGAACACCTGCGTATGCCGTTTGCCGACCGGGTGGCCATGACCCGCGAGTACGATGAGCTGTCCAGTAACATCAGTTACATGAAAGCCACACCGACGCTGGCCTGGCGCAGTGAAGACCGCCGCCTGAAATTGGGAATCTGTTTACAGGGCGGCTATGCCACCGCTGAAATGGATCTGTTCCCCCATACCAGTCTGGCGATTGATGAGGGTGGCGACGGCAACAATGAGTTCTCTTTTTTCGGCATGAGATTGAAAGACAGTCGCGCCTGGGCAACGGGGCTGCGTTTTGGATTTCAATACCAGTGGGGCAATCTCACGGTAGGTGGTGCTTATCTCACCGAATCGAAACTCACCTATAAAGACGGCAATGTACGTATCAATTACTCCGCACTGGGTGAAGGGTTGGTCGATTACGATGCCGAGTTGTCCGGATTCAACTGGCCACGCCAAGCCGGTCTGGGCTTCAGTTACCGGATTGGCGACACCGTGAAAGTGGCCATGGATGTCGACTGGATCAACTGGTCGAATGCCGTCAAGAATGTCCGTTTGAAACTTGATCAGAGCGACAACGACCAGGTACCCTCGTCACTGACCTACGCATACCCCATGTCATGGCGGGACCAATGGGTGATCGCCGTGGGATTGGAATACCGCTGTACGGACAGCCTGTGCTTGCGATTGGGGTATAATCACGGTAACGATCCCATACCGGGGAAAAACCTTTTCCCCTTTTTCCCCGCCATCGCCACCGACCATGTCACCACAGGTGCCGGATTGAAATGGCAGAAGTGGCAGGTTGACCTTGCCCTGGAGTGGGCGTTAAAGAAAAAAGCCTACGGCGATAACGGTCTGTTCTGCCATCACGGTTACAGTGCGGAAGTGTCGCAGTTTACCAGCCATCTGATGGTGACACGCCGCTACTGA
- a CDS encoding RtcB family protein, producing MKPHHIFADAPDGATLDQFYTALKQEFTVRGALMPDAHLGYALPIGGVVATQDVIVPAWVGYDIGCGMCAVPTTFAAQEIRRQAEAIFNAIYRVVPVGYHHNRHETAWHHEHYPCSPFLGTLFAENGLRQLGSLGNGNHFIEIGSDDNDRVWIIVHSGSRNLGHSVASHYMKLAAGSTKARQGHDGLAVDCATGRDYLKDLTFCLAFALENRHEMIRRVVQQIQRCCPGEAQWAELINRNHNHAEEKDGVWIHRKGATHAEAGMMGVIPGNMRDGSFIIEGKGNPLSLWSSSHGAGRILSRRAAKEQLSMKAFSRSMDGIVAQVTTKTLDESPSAYKDIFAVMEQQKDLVIVHSHVKPIINIKG from the coding sequence ATGAAACCACATCACATCTTTGCCGACGCTCCCGATGGCGCCACCCTCGACCAGTTTTACACCGCTCTCAAGCAGGAGTTTACCGTGCGCGGTGCATTGATGCCCGACGCCCATCTCGGCTATGCTCTGCCTATCGGTGGCGTGGTCGCCACTCAGGACGTCATTGTCCCGGCCTGGGTGGGATACGATATCGGCTGCGGCATGTGCGCGGTACCGACAACCTTTGCGGCGCAGGAGATTCGCAGGCAGGCCGAAGCGATTTTCAACGCCATCTACCGCGTGGTGCCGGTGGGCTATCATCACAACCGCCACGAGACCGCCTGGCACCATGAACACTACCCGTGCAGTCCGTTTCTGGGCACATTGTTTGCCGAAAACGGCCTGCGGCAACTGGGCTCGCTGGGCAATGGCAATCATTTCATTGAGATCGGCAGTGATGACAATGACCGGGTGTGGATCATCGTTCATTCCGGGTCACGCAATCTGGGCCATTCCGTGGCGAGTCATTACATGAAACTGGCCGCCGGGAGCACGAAAGCGCGCCAGGGGCACGATGGTCTGGCCGTGGATTGCGCCACCGGACGCGACTACCTGAAGGACCTGACATTCTGTCTGGCCTTTGCTCTGGAAAACCGCCATGAGATGATCCGCCGGGTGGTGCAACAGATTCAGCGCTGTTGTCCCGGCGAGGCGCAGTGGGCTGAGCTGATCAATCGCAACCATAATCATGCCGAGGAAAAAGACGGCGTGTGGATTCACCGCAAGGGCGCGACCCATGCCGAAGCCGGTATGATGGGGGTAATCCCCGGCAACATGCGTGACGGCTCGTTCATTATCGAGGGGAAGGGGAATCCCCTGTCGCTGTGGTCAAGTTCCCATGGCGCGGGGCGGATATTGAGCCGCAGGGCGGCCAAGGAGCAGTTGAGCATGAAGGCGTTCAGCCGCAGCATGGACGGTATTGTCGCGCAGGTCACCACGAAAACCCTCGATGAATCGCCATCGGCCTACAAAGATATCTTTGCCGTCATGGAACAGCAGAAAGACCTGGTGATCGTCCACAGCCATGTCAAGCCGATCATCAACATCAAGGGCTGA